Within Macrobrachium nipponense isolate FS-2020 chromosome 20, ASM1510439v2, whole genome shotgun sequence, the genomic segment agagccggtcttctagattattccaacagaattaccagaaggaagacatctgtatgaatagatctagatatccgactatttgtccgctttgacagagatcttcatttgaagtcttcatcaagggacagagcatacttgaaggaagagttccttctttctgcagagccggtcctctagattattccaacagaatgaatagatctagatatccgactatttgtccgctttgacagagatcttcatttgaagtcttcatcaagggacagagcatactcgaaggaagagttccttctttctgcagagccggtcttctagattattccaacagaattaccagaaggaagacatctgtaagaatagatctagatatccgactttttatccgctttgacagagatcttcatttgaagtcttcatcaagggacagagcatactcaaaggaagagttccttctttctgcagagccggtcttctagattattccaacagaattaccagaagggagACATCTgccagaatagatctagatatccgactatttgcccgctttgacagagatcttcatttgaagtcttcatcaagggacagagcatactcgaaggaagagttccttcttctGCGGGAGCCGGTCTTCTCGATTATTCAGAATTCCATAAGGAAGCATCTGTATAATagctagatatccgactatttgcccgctttgacagatctTCATTTGAAGTTCTTTCATCaagacagagcatactcgagggaagagttccttctttctgcagagccggtcttctagattattccaacagaattaccagaaggaagacatctgtaaaaatagatctagatatccgactatttgtccgctttgacagagatcttctattagaagtctacatcaaggggcatagcatacttGATGGAAccgagttccttctttctgcagagccggtcttctagattattccaacagaattaccagaagggagACATCTgccagaatagatctagatatccgactatttgcccgctttgacagagatcttcatttgaagtcttcatcaagggacagagcatactcgaaggaagagttccttctttctgcagagccggtcttctagattattccaacagaattaccagaaggaagacatctgtatgaatagatctagatatccgactatttgcccgctttgacagagatcttcatttaaagtcttcatcaagggacagagcatactcgaaggaagcgttccttctttctgcagagccggtcctctagattattccaacagaattaccagaaggaagacatctgtaagaatagatctagatatccgactatttgcccgctttgacagagatcttcatttgaagtcttcatcaagggacagagcatactcgagggaagagttccttctttctgcagagccggtcttctagattattccaacagaatgaatagatctagatatccgactatttgtccgctttgacagagatcttctattagaagtctacatcaaggggcatagcatacttGATGGAAccgagttccttctttctgcagagccggtcttctagattattccaacagagttATCTTCTGGCATccctctggtatccctctggtatccATCTGATATCCCTCTGGCAtccttctggtatccctctggcaTTCCTCTGGTATTCCTCTGGAGGCCTTCTGGTATacctctggtggccttctggagGCCCTCCTATTGGCCTTCTGGTATTCCTCTGTAGGCCGTATGGAGCCCCTCCTATGGGCCTCTGGTGTCCCTCTCACCCTGAGACCTCATCCACCAACCCACTAAACAGCTGGTGACTCTCCACATGAGAGTTCTTCCACCTGCCGTGATGGGGGAATCTCGCCGGATAAGAGTTCCTTTGCTTGGCGAGGTGGTTGGGAAGATCTCTGGCCATTGGCTCTCACTCTCACTCCGAGATGGTGAGAGCCAATTACGTATCCTCCCGAGTTGAGGAAAATTCCTCAGACATAAAGATATCCTACTCCTGACGAGTTGGAGGCAACTCGCCAGCCATCGAGATGCTCCTTTCTTCTTACGAGACTTTTTTGTCTTCaatttctgcattttttcttCCAGTAGTCTCTCTTTTATATTCACCCTTTGTTCCCATTCCCGCAACTTTTCTTGATCATGTTCCAGTTCTCCCCTTCTTTTAATGAGATCTAATTCCCATTGCATGAGGTTTCCTTTCCGTCGTTCCCGTTCTTTATGATATTCATCCAATGCCTTCTGCTGATCATCCAGCTTTTGCTGGTTTTCTTTCAGTTCCATCTCTCTAGCATACAGCTCTTGCTGATTTTTATGCAGCGCTCTCTGTTGTTCCGCAAAAATCTCGTTTTCCTTTTGGTATTGGTGCTTCTCTGACATCAATGCTTCTCTGTGCTTGTCAAGACCACAAGCAATGTGTTCCAGCTCCTTGTACTTATTattcaatttttccttctctccatCGAGGTATTGCCTCTCCTTGATGAAGGCTTCTCTTTCCTCTTGGAACTTTTGTTTCTGTATGCTGAAGGCTGCTCTCTCAGCAGCAAATTGTGAGGTCGTGCTGAGCTCCTCCTTCCAGGCCTCGCTTTGGGTGGTGGGGACGTAATCCTCCCTAGGGGAGGTAACTTCTGAAGCCTCCTCACTGGGGATGATGTCCTCCAACGTCGGAGCTTCCTTTTTTTCCTCTGATCCAATCTTCGTTCCAGTTCTGTTCCCTCGAGATTCAGCTGCCCTCGTGTTCTGATCCTAGATTCTCGACTTCGTTTTTGGACTTGTCCTCCAGTCCTTGTATAATTTCCCTCTTACCCTGAGACCTCATCCACCAACCCACTAAACAGCTGGTGACTCTCCACATGAGAGTTCTTCCACCTGCCGTGATGGGGGAATCTCGCCGGATAAGAGTTCCTTTGCTTGGCGAGGTGGTTGGGAAGATCTCTGGCCATTGGCTCTCACTCTCACTCCGAGATGATGAGAGCCAATTACGTATCCTCCCGAGTTGAGGAAAATTCCTCAGACATAAAGATATCCTACTCCTGACGAGTTGGAGGCAACTCGCCAGCCATCGAGATGCTCCTTTCTTCTTACGAGACTTTTTTGTCTTCaatttctgcattttttcttCCAGTAGTCTCTCTTTTATATTCACCCTTTGCTCCCATTCCTGCAACTTTTCTTGATCATGTTTCAGTTCTCCCCTTCTTTTAATGAGATCTAATTCCCATTGCATGAGGTTTCCTTTCCGTCGTTCTCGTTCTTTATGATATTCATCCAATGCCTTCTGCTGATCATCCAGCTTTTGCTGGTTTTCTTTCAGTTCCATCTCTCTAGCATACAGCTCTTGCTGATTTTTATGCAGCGCTCTCTGTTGTTCCGCAAAAATCTCGTTTTCCTTTTGGTATTGGTGCTTCTCTGACATCAATGCTTCTCTGTGCTTGTCAAGACCACAAGCAATGTGTTCCAGCTCCTTGTACTTATTATTCAAATTTTCCTTCTCTCCATCGAGGTATTGCCTCTCCTTGATGAAGGCTTCTCTTTCCTCTTGGAACTTTTGTTTCTGTATGCTGAAGGCTGCTCTCTCAGCAACAAATTGTGAGGTCGTGCTGAGCTCCTCCTTCCAGGCCTCGCTTTGGGTGGTGGGGACGTAATCCTCCCTAGGGGAGGTAACTTCTGAAGCCTCCTCACTGGGGATGATGTCCTCCAAAGTCGGAGCTTCCTTTTTTTCCTCTGATCCAATCTTCGTTTCAGTTCTGTTCCCTCGAGATTCAGCTGCCCTCGTGTCTGATCCTAGATTCTCGACTTCGTTTTTGGACTTGTCCTCCAGTCCTTGTATAATTTGCTTGAGGGATTCGATTTCCTCACGGAGGCCTTTCACTTCCAAGTCCTTATCCTTTTGAAGTCCCTTTGTTTGTTCCTCCATCAGTTTCCTCGCTGCCTCCAGAAGCTCGCATCGATAGACCAGCTCTTCCATTGTTCTTTCCAGACGAGGGATGACGATCGAATCTCTCTTATGGGTTTCCTTTTCTGCAAGAGCATTCTCCAGAGATTCGATCTTCTGGTCCCTCACGATCGCTTCCGCTTGTAATGAGTGTATGAGACTGGTCTGGGTCGAGATCACTTgttcatttctttcattcttctcctCCAACTGCTGCAGCTTTTGTTGTTGGGTCGCGATGTCCTTCTTCAGAAAGCTCGTCTCTAGGAGGCAGCGTTCGAATTTCGCCGCCATGAGGTCCAGCTGCCTCCTCGTCGCCTCCAGTTCTTGTTCCAAACGGCAGACATCCGGCCGCCCCAGAAGTTTAATCTCATCTTCAACTTTTTGGGTTTCCTTCGGCGGCCCTACACTTTCGACGGGAGTCCTTTGTTGTATATTAATAGAGTCTCCTCCGCAGTTGCCGACGGCAGGTGCTACGGAGCCAATTTTACCTGCTTCAAAGCAGGACAATAAAGAACAGTTTTCAATATTAATAGTTATCATATTTCTATATCTGTACTCGATGCGTTGCGCTATGGCTAGTTTTAGGAactccgggagagagagagagagagagagagctctggctCCTGGAGACTTTGGATTTGTTGCACTATACGGAGTGAAGCCCTTCTTGGAGACTGGAGCCGCGGATGATGCAGAAGTCTTCTCTTGGAAATCCCGAAGTAATTCTTTAGAGTTCTCCAGttgcttttacacacacacacacacacacacacaacacacacacacgttttaaACTGATCTTAGGTTTCGAGAGTTCCACAGTAGGAAACTTCTGATGATTCTCCACGGCTCCAGTTTTCCAGACGTTGGTTTCACCCTCTGGgtatcacagtatatatatatatatatatatatatatatatatatatctatatatatatatatatataatatatatatatatatatatatttatttatatctatgatatataatttatacacatgtatatacttgatatacatacatatgaatatatatacgtatacataatatatgcaatacatacattacatgtatgtgtgtggatgtgtgttatcatgattacatataaatgaatacattCTGTATTATGTTATTTGATGAACAGCCATCCTTATTCAGTATAAGTAAATCGTCAAATTATTTAATGGTCATTCTGAGATATATAAGTGTTACaggaaatatgtgaaatccagggatttcacgTAATCCCTAGagcatatgtgaaataaccaattctcTCAATAACATTTGATCTCAGAGGGCTAGTGCTCAACACGGTGAAGCAGGCAGTGAGTCATCCACACTATTTTGCCGTGTTAAGTACTGGCCCTCTGGGGATCAAATGTTCGTAAGCGAATTGGTTACTTCACTTATGCAACTCTACCACCATGAATGAAATATACCGCAAATTGATCTCTTGCTGAGGCAGCGACGAGACAGGTTAATCAGTGGTGTTGAAATAGCATATCTTCGTAGCTACCTATAGAGACATCTCGTGCCCTTATTTAGTTAAACAAAATGCTAcatgtttgtattatatattttaagcaGGGAAacgtaaatttatttcttttgcacgCGTGAttggtgtcctatatatatatatatatatatatatatatactatatatatatatatatatatgtgtgtgtggtgtgtgtgtgtgtgtgtgtgtgtgtgtgtgtgtgtgtgtgtgtgtgtgtctgtgtcacagggaatatgtgaaatcaggaatttcacgaaatccctagggcatATGTGAATTACCAATTCGCAAATgaacatttgatcccagagggctagtactgaacacggcgaaacagtgatatatctacactgtttcgctgtGTTTGGTACTAACCCTTGGGGAGTCAAATGgatttctccgtgtttagtactagcccctgtgggaatcaaatGCTCTCAGGTGTTACAGCACACAAAACCTTGAAAGATACAGCCAAAATTAGGAAAACTTCTAAAGAATACATAGCATAAAATGAAATGGATATGctaagagagagaatggaagaagtGGCGAacaagatacatttttttttagacaagAGGAATCACATAAGCACAGAGGCCAAACCCAGTATGGGCAGAAGTATTAAGAAACCCCAGAGTGCCATATATACCTGGGAAGAGAAGGTCAGTAGGGACAGAGACGTGCAAGACTAAAAAACAGATGTCAAAAGACAAGAAgtagtatgaaaaaaaaagagactacaAACTGACTGtggaatatattatgtaaataatattaggGGCATCAAGTCAAAATTAGAATCATTGAGTGACATCATCGTAAAGGTGGACACAGTAATAATGTGCCTAACAGAAACTCACCTCCACgaaaatatgtgaaaataattggTTACAAGGGCTCCTAATAGGCATCAAGAATGAACTGGCCAAGTGTCACTGTACAAACTAAAGGAGAAAACATAACAGCTCCATGATCTGATCACCTGAAGACTCGCCTGGCTTCTCTCGATGTCCAGCactgccttcctctctctctctctctctctctctcgtcgtcagaTGTCTCCCCAGCTTCCAGAATATCCACATCTGCACACTCACCCGCACATCCACAACCTCTCTTATGAGACATAGCCACAACAACCCTTAAACCATAAAGCTATAACCCACCACATCACACACTCACCCACATATTTACTACATCCATCCTCCACCCTCATGTCCATACCCACTACATCCACAGACTCACCCACAGCCACATCAACGCTTAAACCATATATCCAGATCCACCACATCCACAGCCTCACCCACTTATCCACacttattcttttataatatatctacatccACCACATCCACAGTCTCACCCACTTATCCacactttttttatgtaatatatctacatctatatcctCACCCACATATCCACATCTGCCACATCAACATCCTCACCCACATATCTGTACCCACTGTATAACATATCTATACCAACTGTATCCACATCCTCACCCATGTATCCCCCTCCACTACATCAACATCCTCACCCACATATCTATACCCACTGTAACCACATCCTTACCCACATATCTACATCAACCCCTTAATGTCAAAGTAAAGGTTGTTTGCTCCTACAGGAAATTCCTGGAACCATCCCAGCCATGTTGAcgaatttttccttcttttcaacaTTATCGTACTGCAAACATATGGCAGAACATTGTAACTTCGTAAGCATTCATTATTAAAGACTATTTTGCTCCCTGTGCAGTTCCTGAGGCTATGTACGACCTCGCTACTTTGACGAAATTTGCGTCTCTTGCAACAATACCGCATTGCCCAATTGGGGACATTGCAATGAGTGTTGATACATATTGTCCATTTGTCTTGATTAAGTTTCataaacatgaaacaaaactaaaatggTCATGTGATCAAATGAAGTTATCATGTGTTCGGAGGCTATATTACGTACCGGTATCAGTTGTCTTTAGCCTCCTGTCTAAGGAGACGATGACTGGGGCTTTCCCATTAGTTATCAAAGGGAATCGTACGAAAACTAttaatgaaatctttatttagttCTGTCTTCAATTCTCCATATACTACTCTAAGGCGGCCACGTGGTCACCATGCAGTCCTTTCTCCACAGAACGCCATCTATTGGCCACCTAAGAaaatcagacaaaatataccaacTGCATCTTTAAAGATGGGCGTGAGACCTACCTAGATTGCCTTTATTACAATTTTTCCTCATAACTTAACATGTTAATTATGTTTAGATAACTAAATACAACATCGACATGGGTAAATAATTCATATAAAGGAAACGTTACACTAAAATTATCACCCCTAGCGAAAATACGTCGCACATCATAGACGATATGAAGATCCAGGCAGGCCTACATAAACAGATTTAACATCGCATTTTGTACAAAAATACTACAGTTCTGAGTATAAAATGATAGAATAAAAAGCTATTTACTTAACATTCATCTTTCTGAACTTACTACAGACTACTTGAAATAGCAAACTACCTTTAATTCATCTGCTTTAAAAGCTAAATATAGATTGGCAGTTCCGACCATCCAGGCATAccaacaaaattatatttaacgCCGTATTTTGGACAAGTACAATGCAGTTCTGATTGTAAAATAATGTTATTGaagtttatttatcatatattcagGTTTCTGACCTAACGGGAGTTTacttgaaataagaaaaacttttttAGTTCGTCAACTTTGAAAGCTGTATTATGGAGGAGTTACAGTGGTTCCATTTGGCAACGTccttgaggattgagagagagagagagagagagcggtgaatGTAAGCGGCATTAGGTTGTTTGTGTCCGTGTCAATGGATGGTTAACAAGTCTGGTCTGTGTTTTGAGTCAGTCTGTAATGAGAAATCGTGAAGGACAGATGTTTGGGCAGCGGTCTTGGCAGATTGTtggtcagttgtgttgtgttttcaGGGAGTTATTTGAGTTGTTTGTGCTGTGTGTTTGAAAGTTGTTGCGCTTGTGTGTTGCATGGTTATTGAGGTTGTGAGTTTCTGTCGAGTTGTGAGtatgttggggagctgttgtgttttcttgttgttgttgtgagtGGTTGGGTGTGGGGTTGTTGGTTTGGTGTTGTGGAGTGGGGTTGTTCCTGAGCTGTTGtgctttcttgttgttgttgtggttgtagtccttatttgtttgttgtgttggtgAGTTGcagggttgtggtccttgggtgttgtgttgttgttgagttgtggttcttggttgttgtcgtgttgttgttgagttgtggttcttggttgttgtcgtgttgttgttgagttgtgtgttggtttgcggcagttgttggtgtctcagcgaccccgtccagcggacagcacagcctagccctgttTCTGAAGTAGGGGtaagtgtggctgagggtgagtttcGCATTCGGATTGGTTAAATTTATGTGGGGGTTTTGCCCGCTTggttttagcttgtgatcccgccacattaaaTTTTTTggggaaggaaagaagacgacATATCAGTCACGAAGGAAGTCGAAGGGGATGTCTCATAtctctcccactgctcctccgaccaagagatACAAGTGTCACATTTGTTAACCCTATCACACTCACGCCCTTGGCACCTAGCACAAAAGGCGTGAGAGTCAACGTCAATACTAGAGCGAAAAGCTCCACATTTCTTGCCCCCTACTCCAGGGCACAGATGGGGGGCGAGAGGGCTTACTAGATTCGTGGGTTTGCATTGTAAAaatatcacaaacacacaaaaagcaattataacaatcaaaaacaaaagcaaggaaAGATCTCACGACATAGGTGGGCAGAGAGGACGTCTGCACACGATCATGGCCTAAAGCAAAATGGAATGTTTACGTTCGTCCAGTCGGAGGGGACTCCCGactattggacaagcagttaccGCCTAACTACTTTGTTATTAGAATCTTACGACCGAGTTCCAGctgtgctgaaagtaattccttatgtaaaggaccgatggtttgtataacgtgtaggaacaacCAACAATTTCAAAAAATTCTTTCATATGACCCAGCCTTAGGAAAACTATTCAAGGGATATGGAAAGGTCcaagtatgaaaaaataaaaatctagaaaCAGAAATTCTGTCTAAATCTCGGCGGAATCCCAAAATCTGTTGCACTATTGGCCTCATAATAAAAGATCAGAGGGAGTAAATCTTTCCCATATACTAAGCCCTATCTATCCCTGTCAGCTGAATTAAAGGAAATTCTGCCAGGTGCTCTGGGAGAATCCAGGCCAAAACAAAGGTATAGAAAAACCAAGAATGGACAgaaatgtaaggatgctatgcacAGATTCTAAAAGGCTGGAACTATTTCGTAATGGGTTAAAACTGAGAAGTGTATAACGTCCCTACACTTGACCCATACAGAAAAGTAGAGCAAGGGAAAGCACTTCACATCATAACCAGCTCCAATATCATGAGTGTTTGACCAGTCTACATAAAAGGAACCAAACGTCAATGAATAGTTTAACAGCTTTGAGTATGGATGGTATGGCAAGAACTTATAAGTGGAATCAGAAGTCTCCTGTCAGCTACTGGTAGGTTTACAGGGATAAAAGACTCTTAGCCTTAGTGCTATTGGGTTTGAAAATTTTACCTGTCACTTTCCTAGTTATGACAACCTCTATGTTCAGGAGGCAGACTGCATCTGAACAATGATTCAGATTCCTTCCTCCGTCGAAAAACGAACCGGTTACCTTAAGGTAACCTAAGGTTATTTAGCAATTTTTTCTAGTAATAATGTACAAGGATACTTTACTCCTTTCgtaaatatataagttatatgtTTCCGACTACTGTACTCGGTTTTTATGCATTTAGGACCAATAATAATTACGAAAACCACTGTTTTATAGCCTTTTACTTATAGGCTAATGGAGGACCCTAGTGGGAATTTATGATTCTATCCAGTTTATAAAATAGGATGAATTAAATCATATGATTGGTCCAAAATATATTAGCCACTGTATAAACAACCGAAAATATACATGGCTCGTGTTTAATTCATATCTATCACAAAAACCTTAGGCCTTTGAAGGGCAGACATGACACAAAGCCAATTAGCCTACAGCCTAAATGTGCCTCGTACCTTGAAGCTATACCTTCCCTAACCGAATGTAAGGTTCCAGATCATTAACTGATAACCCCAACTTGACTGGGGAATTGGTTTAGATTGTAATACTAGTTCTCAGTATTTAGGTAGGTAAGTTTTCCTGCATTCTCCATAATAGCTATATACCTACTAAATAAGAAAATCACATTAAAATCTATCTCATATAGGCAATATTGTTACCAATTTATTTATTGACGAATTGGTAAAACTAGGCAACAGCTCTTCACAGTTTTTTACCTTGGAAGTTATCATCTGGAATTATGGGTTAGTGGACAGTGCTGAAAGCTAACtggttcttttagtttttttaccaATTAGGCTAAGTGGGATTTTGGAATTCAGGCATCTTCTTCAAGGCTCCTAGCCTATGGTGCAAATGTGTAACTCATGTTCCTAGGATTATTTAAGCTGATGTTAactattttttagtattttttcaatGTTTGGGATTCATGTTAGTAGATCAGTAGGGTAAAGCCCCACCCAGGCTGAGTTGGAGCACAAGGCCCTTGGTTAGTTTAGGATAGATTATGGGAGTGTTAAGTTAGGCTGTGTCAAGTTTTTGACATTTATTGCAAAAGCCATACAAGCACCACCTGCATGCACCACCACCAGTTATTGGAACCTCTTATATTCTAAAATTATGGAGgacaaaagtggaaaagaaaTTTTCATGGGTGGGGAAAAATGCAAAAGTGTGAAATAAGTGGATGTATTCTAACTTCACTGATACTTCTGCAAGTTCTGATTCTGATAAATGTAAGGTATACAGgcaatctactatgagattcagggcctctgtaacacggttttttcgcaataactttttatcta encodes:
- the LOC135220473 gene encoding golgin subfamily A member 6-like protein 25, coding for MAAKFERCLLETSFLKKDIATQQQKLQQLEEKNERNEQVISTQTSLIHSLQAEAIVRDQKIESLENALAEKETHKRDSIVIPRLERTMEELVYRCELLEAARKLMEEQTKGLQKDKDLEVKGLREEIESLKQIIQGLEDKSKNEVENLGSDTRAAESRGNRTETKIGSEEKKEAPTLEDIIPSEEASEVTSPREDYVPTTQSEAWKEELSTTSQFVAERAAFSIQKQKFQEEREAFIKERQYLDGEKENLNNKYKELEHIACGLDKHREALMSEKHQYQKENEIFAEQQRALHKNQQELYAREMELKENQQKLDDQQKALDEYHKERERRKGNLMQWELDLIKRRGELKHDQEKLQEWEQRVNIKERLLEEKMQKLKTKKSRKKKGASRWLASCLQLVRSRISLCLRNFPQLGRIRNWLSSSRSESESQWPEIFPTTSPSKGTLIRRDSPITAGGRTLMWRVTSCLVGWWMRSQEEKKEAPTLEDIIPSEEASEVTSPREDYVPTTQSEAWKEELSTTSQFAAERAAFSIQKQKFQEEREAFIKERQYLDGEKEKLNNKYKELEHIACGLDKHREALMSEKHQYQKENEIFAEQQRALHKNQQELYAREMELKENQQKLDDQQKALDEYHKERERRKGNLMQWELDLIKRRGELEHDQEKLREWEQRVNIKERLLEEKMQKLKTKKSRKKKGASRWLASCLQLVRSRISLCLRNFPQLGRIRNWLSPSRSESESQWPEIFPTTSPSKGTLIRRDSPITAGGRTLMWRVTSCLVGWWMRSQGERDTRGP